The proteins below are encoded in one region of Triticum aestivum cultivar Chinese Spring chromosome 1B, IWGSC CS RefSeq v2.1, whole genome shotgun sequence:
- the LOC123095836 gene encoding signal recognition particle 54 kDa protein 3, which yields MVLAELGGSISRALTRMSSATVVDENVFRECLNEIARALMQADVRFKMVCDLQANIKKSVNLEALATGTNKRRIIETAVGKELCKMLDPGKPAFVPKKGKPNVVMFVGLQGSGKTTTCTKYAHYHQRKGFKPSLVCADTFRAGAFDQLKQNATKAKIPFYGSYMESDPVKIAVEGLEKFRQEKSDLIIIDTSGRHMQEAALFEEMRQVAEATKPDLVIFVMDGSIGQAAFDQAQAFKQSAAVGAVIITKLDGHAKGGGALSAVAATKSPVIFIGTGEHIDEFDVFNVEPFVGRLLGRGDLPGLLDKMESIVPADQQSELVAKLAEGAFTLRLMYEQFQNLLKMGPMGQIFSMLPGFSSELMPKGQEKQSKEKIKRYMTIMDSMTAAELDSKNPKLMTESRILRVARGSGRQVKDVTDMLEEYKRLAKMWSKLNVSKLIPPNGKMSDQAIQKMLKALPPQVVQQMGGKSAFEALVKQMGGGKDMSKMLAAMKGGA from the exons ATGGTGCTCGCGGAGCTGGGCGGCAGCATCTCCCGCGCGCTCACGCGGATGAGCAGCGCGACGGTGGTCGACGAGAACGTTTTCCGGGAGTGCCTCAACGAGATCGCGCGCGCGCTCATGCAGGCCGACGTCCGCTTCAAGATGGTCTGCGACCTGCAGGCCAACATCAAGAAGTCCGTCAACCTCGAGGCCCTCGCCACCGGCACCAACAAGCGCCGCATCATAGAGACCGCCGTCGGGAAGGAGCTCTGCAAGATGCTGGATCCCGGGAAGCCCGCCTTCGTCCCCAAGAAGGGCAAGCCCAACGTCGTCATGTTCGTCGGATTGCAGG GCTCTGGGAAAACCACCACATGTACCAAATACGCGCATTATCATCAGCGCAAGGGATTCAAGCCGTCACTGGTTTGCGCCGACACGTTCAGAGCCGGTGCTTTTGATCAGTTGAAGCAGAACGCAACCAAGGCCAAGATACCTTTCTACGGAAG CTACATGGAATCAGACCCTGTCAAGATTGCTGTTGAGGGCCTGGAAAAGTTCAGGCAAGAGAAATCTGATCTCATCATCATCGACACGAGTGGGCGCCATATGCAGGAGGCTGCGCTCTTTGAGGAGATGCGGCAAGTTGCCGAAGCAACG AAACCAGACCTGGTGATATTTGTGATGGACGGCAGCATTGGTCAGGCTGCGTTTGATCAGGCACAGGCATTCAAACAGAGCGCTGCCGTTGGAGCTGTGATTATCACGAAATTGGATGGCCATGCGAAAGGAGGCGGTGCACTGAgcgc GGTTGCAGCTACGAAAAGCCCAGTGATATTTATTGGAACTGGAGAACACATTGATGAATTTGATGTTTTCAATGTGGAACCATTTGTCGGCCGTCTGCTAG GTAGAGGAGACTTGCCTGGCTTACTCGACAAGATGGAAAGTATTGTGCCTGCGGATCAACAATCTGAGCTTGTGGCAAAGCTGGCTGAAGGAGCCTTCACTCTCAGACTTATGTATGAGCAATTCCAGAATCTCCTGAAAATGGGACCAATGGGCCAG ATCTTCTCCATGCTGCCCGGGTTTAGCTCGGAGCTGATGCCGAAAGGACAGGAGAAACAAAGCAAAGAAAAGATCAAGCGGTACATGACGATCATGGACTCCATGACAGCAGCAG AGCTCGACAGCAAGAACCCGAAGCTGATGACCGAGTCGCGGATCCTCCGGGTCGCTCGAGGGTCGGGCAGGCAAGTGAAGGACGTGACGGACATGCTGGAAGAGTACAAGCGACTGGCCAAGATGTGGAGCAAGCTGAATGTGTCGAAATTGATACCGCCGAACGGAAAGATGAGTGACCAGGCCATCCAGAAGATGCTCAAAGCCTTGCCGCCGCAAGTGGTGCAGCAGATGGGGGGCAAAAGTGCCTTCGAGGCTCTGGTGAAGCAAATGGGCGGCGGCAAGGACATGAGCAAAATGCTTGCTGCCATGAAGGGTGGTGCCTAG